Proteins from one Deinococcus sedimenti genomic window:
- a CDS encoding ABC transporter substrate-binding protein, with the protein MRIPLLALSLLSTAAATSYPLTVTDDLGRRVILNAEPRRIIAMLPSHTETLAALGAADKLVAVDLYSNYPQAVVKTLPKVGSAYQPNLEAIVALKPDLVLADESAGSRLTQKLAQAGLTVYGGTGQSFGEVFEKIAVLGKLTNREANATRLITSMRADLNALQRSVAGLPKVSTYYEIDPSPYSVGPNSFIGTLITKAGGQTIVPPALGDFPKLDPELIVQRNPQVMVGLTLDDARVRPGWANLRAVTTGKVFRPTAEERDALSRPGPRLAQALRALIRYLHPEARL; encoded by the coding sequence ATGCGAATTCCCCTTCTGGCCCTGAGCCTGCTGTCCACCGCGGCCGCCACCTCCTACCCGCTGACCGTCACGGACGACCTGGGGCGCCGCGTGATCCTGAACGCCGAACCGCGGCGCATCATTGCCATGCTGCCCAGCCACACCGAGACGCTCGCTGCGCTCGGCGCGGCGGACAAACTGGTCGCCGTGGACCTGTACAGCAACTACCCGCAGGCCGTCGTGAAGACCCTGCCGAAGGTGGGCAGCGCCTACCAGCCGAACCTGGAAGCGATCGTCGCCCTGAAACCTGATCTGGTGCTGGCCGACGAGTCCGCCGGGTCGCGCCTGACGCAGAAGCTCGCGCAGGCGGGCCTGACGGTGTACGGCGGGACGGGGCAGTCGTTTGGCGAGGTGTTTGAGAAGATCGCGGTGCTGGGGAAACTCACCAACCGCGAGGCGAACGCCACGCGGCTGATCACGTCTATGCGCGCCGACCTGAACGCCCTGCAGCGCAGCGTGGCGGGCCTGCCGAAGGTCAGCACGTACTACGAGATCGACCCCAGCCCGTACTCAGTCGGACCGAACTCGTTCATCGGGACGCTGATCACCAAGGCTGGCGGGCAGACGATCGTGCCGCCCGCGCTGGGGGACTTCCCGAAACTGGACCCGGAACTGATCGTGCAGCGCAACCCGCAGGTCATGGTGGGGCTCACGCTGGACGACGCCCGCGTCCGGCCCGGCTGGGCGAACCTGCGCGCCGTGACGACCGGAAAGGTGTTCAGACCCACCGCCGAGGAACGCGACGCCCTGAGTCGTCCCGGCCCGCGCCTGGCGCAGGCGCTGCGCGCCCTGATCCGCTACCTGCACCCCGAGGCGCGCCTGTGA